The following proteins are co-located in the Streptococcus anginosus genome:
- a CDS encoding CCA tRNA nucleotidyltransferase produces the protein MRLENLPSEFQEALPVLKKIKNAGFEAYFVGGSVRDALLNRPIHDVDIASSSYPEETKRIFERTIDVGIEHGTVLVLEDNHEYEVTTFRTEDIYVDYRRPSHVTFVRSLKEDLKRRDFTINALALDEAGNVIDLFEGLDDLKQQILRAVGTPSERFNEDALRIMRGFRFQASLGFSLDTDTFQAMKMCAPLLKKISVERTFIEFDKLLTASYWRKGLKSLLASGATDYLPDMRSSQSQLKTMFDIKADFQFTSSEQAWAALLMALQVKNVKKFLKHWKTSNEFQKRVEQIVTIYNIRQTHFLDKEECYRFELDLMIQAEEIRQAQGLAVNFEKIHSTYDSLTIHDKHEIVVNGGLLIKEFGFKPSPALGQLLTEIETAIVNGTLDNCLEAILAFVEERR, from the coding sequence ATGAGATTAGAAAATCTGCCTTCTGAATTTCAGGAGGCTTTACCAGTATTAAAGAAGATTAAGAATGCCGGTTTTGAGGCGTATTTTGTTGGCGGTTCAGTTCGCGATGCTTTATTGAATCGACCGATTCATGATGTGGATATTGCAAGTTCCAGTTATCCAGAAGAAACCAAACGTATTTTTGAGCGAACGATTGATGTCGGAATTGAGCATGGGACGGTTTTAGTCTTAGAAGACAATCATGAATATGAAGTGACGACTTTTCGGACAGAGGATATCTATGTAGACTATCGCAGACCTAGCCATGTCACGTTTGTTCGTTCTCTAAAAGAAGATTTAAAACGGCGCGATTTCACGATCAATGCTTTGGCTTTGGATGAAGCAGGGAATGTGATTGATTTATTTGAAGGGTTGGATGATCTGAAACAGCAGATCTTACGTGCTGTAGGAACACCTTCGGAACGCTTCAACGAAGACGCCTTGCGCATTATGCGAGGATTTCGTTTTCAAGCATCCTTAGGCTTTTCATTAGATACAGACACATTTCAGGCTATGAAAATGTGTGCGCCACTATTAAAAAAAATTTCTGTGGAGCGAACTTTCATTGAATTTGACAAACTACTGACAGCGTCTTATTGGCGTAAAGGATTGAAAAGTCTGCTTGCCAGTGGTGCAACGGACTATTTACCTGACATGCGCAGCAGCCAATCACAATTGAAAACGATGTTTGATATTAAAGCAGATTTTCAATTTACGAGTTCAGAACAAGCTTGGGCTGCTCTTTTAATGGCTCTTCAAGTAAAAAATGTTAAAAAATTCCTCAAGCATTGGAAAACTTCAAATGAATTTCAGAAGCGCGTAGAGCAAATTGTCACGATTTATAATATTCGCCAAACGCATTTTCTGGATAAAGAAGAATGCTATCGTTTTGAATTGGACCTGATGATACAAGCAGAAGAAATTCGTCAAGCACAGGGATTAGCTGTTAATTTTGAAAAGATTCATTCTACTTATGATTCACTAACGATTCATGATAAACATGAAATTGTCGTCAATGGTGGTCTGTTAATCAAAGAATTTGGCTTTAAGCCGAGTCCTGCTTTAGGACAGCTCTTGACTGAGATTGAGACAGCTATTGTGAATGGTACCTTGGACAACTGCCTTGAAGCTATTTTAGCTTTTGTAGAGGAGAGAAGATGA
- a CDS encoding DUF1149 family protein → MELQREKEFVSQYHYDARNLEWEKENGTPETKVDVNFQLLNQDQEGQVTSIVVIVSFMIVFDAFVISGTISQVNHIMGQIVNEPSEFEQDEVEQLARPSLSVLNRLTYEVTEIALDLPGINLEF, encoded by the coding sequence ATGGAATTACAACGCGAAAAAGAATTTGTCAGTCAATATCACTATGATGCACGTAATTTAGAGTGGGAAAAAGAAAACGGAACCCCAGAAACAAAAGTGGATGTCAATTTTCAATTGTTAAATCAAGATCAAGAAGGACAAGTAACTTCTATCGTTGTAATTGTGAGCTTTATGATTGTCTTTGATGCTTTTGTAATTAGTGGAACAATCTCACAAGTCAACCATATCATGGGACAAATTGTCAATGAGCCAAGTGAATTTGAGCAGGACGAAGTGGAACAATTAGCTCGTCCAAGTTTGTCCGTCTTAAATCGTTTGACCTATGAAGTAACAGAAATCGCCTTGGATTTGCCAGGTATTAATTTGGAGTTTTAA
- a CDS encoding MarR family winged helix-turn-helix transcriptional regulator: protein MGNLVLQHKNIGIVRTLHNLDKVIFRLINDELASLNVSHIQALILIFLANHPNEEVFQKNLEKEFGLSNPTVTASVKSMETKGLVKKIKSQKDGRYYVLSLENKGKELEPMCSDIYEKIETQLKGLLSIEQFELLTDLNQKVMTLSNNK from the coding sequence ATGGGAAATCTGGTTTTACAACATAAAAATATAGGTATCGTTCGAACTTTACATAATCTCGATAAAGTAATTTTTAGACTAATAAATGACGAATTAGCTTCTTTGAATGTCAGCCATATCCAAGCGCTCATCTTAATTTTTTTAGCAAATCATCCCAATGAAGAAGTTTTCCAAAAAAATCTAGAAAAAGAATTTGGATTGAGTAATCCGACAGTGACGGCTTCTGTAAAATCTATGGAAACAAAAGGTTTGGTTAAAAAAATCAAAAGTCAAAAAGATGGTCGGTATTATGTTCTTTCCTTGGAAAATAAGGGGAAAGAGTTAGAACCTATGTGTAGTGATATTTATGAAAAAATCGAAACTCAGCTCAAAGGACTGTTGTCTATAGAACAGTTTGAACTACTTACTGATTTGAATCAAAAAGTAATGACACTTTCAAATAACAAATGA
- the dapB gene encoding 4-hydroxy-tetrahydrodipicolinate reductase: MSIKVIIAGFKGKMGQAAYNMVTEDPVLELVGLLDPLTPEKEVAGVPVFNQKEDLSGVEADVWVDFTTPKVAYENTRFALEHGFAPVVGTTGFTSDEIKELVEFSRQKELGGLIAPNFAVGAVLLMQFATQAAKYFPDVEIIELHHDQKKDAPSGTAIKTAELISKVRPQKHQGAMDEKELLKGARGAEMDGMRIHSVRLPGLVAHQEVIFGGQGEGLTLRHDSYDRKSFMTGVNLGIKEVVKKKELVYGLEYLL, encoded by the coding sequence ATGAGTATAAAGGTCATTATTGCTGGTTTCAAAGGAAAAATGGGACAAGCTGCTTATAACATGGTGACAGAAGATCCTGTATTAGAGCTCGTTGGATTGCTTGACCCACTTACTCCAGAAAAAGAAGTAGCTGGTGTTCCCGTTTTTAATCAGAAAGAAGATTTGAGTGGTGTAGAAGCGGATGTGTGGGTTGATTTTACAACTCCTAAGGTGGCGTATGAAAATACTCGTTTTGCATTAGAGCATGGTTTTGCACCTGTGGTTGGAACGACTGGATTTACATCGGATGAAATCAAAGAGTTAGTTGAGTTTTCTCGGCAAAAAGAGCTAGGAGGCTTGATTGCTCCTAATTTTGCTGTAGGAGCGGTTCTTTTGATGCAATTTGCAACGCAAGCAGCTAAATATTTTCCAGATGTGGAAATCATTGAATTACATCATGATCAGAAAAAGGATGCGCCGAGCGGCACAGCGATTAAAACAGCTGAATTGATTAGCAAGGTTCGCCCCCAAAAACATCAGGGGGCAATGGACGAAAAAGAGTTATTAAAAGGAGCACGTGGCGCAGAAATGGACGGCATGCGCATTCATTCGGTTCGTTTACCAGGCTTGGTGGCTCACCAAGAAGTCATCTTTGGTGGTCAAGGTGAGGGACTGACACTTCGTCATGATTCGTACGACCGTAAGTCTTTCATGACGGGGGTGAATTTAGGTATTAAGGAAGTGGTCAAGAAAAAAGAGCTTGTCTACGGATTGGAATATTTATTATGA
- a CDS encoding ABC-F family ATP-binding cassette domain-containing protein, producing MSDFIVEKLTKTVGDKTVFKNISFIIHSLDRIGLIGVNGTGKTTLLNVLSGKSGFDGDINPFSAKSGYKIGYLTQEPHFDDDKTVLDTVLSSNLREMQLIREYELLLSNYDESNQSRLEKIMAEMDALQAWEIESQVKTVLSKLGLTDLSAKVGDLSGGLRRRVQLAQVLLGDDDLLLLDEPTNHLDIDSIEWLTNFLKNSKKTVLFITHDRYFLDHVSTRIFELDSGDLLEYQGNYQDYVRLKAEQDERDAAFLHKKQQLYKQELSWMRRQPQARATKQQARINRFQDLKKDLSDQTTQTDLEMNFETSRIGKKVIEFKDVDFAYEDKKILSHFNLLVQNKDRIGIVGDNGVGKSTLLNLIAGKLAPQSGQLIIGETVRVAYFSQQIEGLDESKRVINFLQEVAEEVKTSAGTTSIAELLEQFLFPRSTHGTLIEKLSGGEKKRLYLLKLLLEKPNVLLLDEPTNDLDIATLTVLENFLQSFAGPVMTVSHDRYFLDKVADKILAFKEGTIREYFGNYTDYLDEKAFELERSAISQKSEKEKVAKVREEKKRLSYFEKQEWESIEGDIEKIEEDIAAIEREMQEYASDFGRLAELQKELDSKNDLLLEKYERYEYLSELV from the coding sequence ATGAGTGACTTTATTGTTGAAAAGTTGACTAAAACGGTGGGAGATAAGACTGTTTTTAAAAATATTTCCTTTATTATTCATAGTTTGGATCGGATTGGCTTGATTGGGGTTAATGGAACTGGAAAAACGACCCTTTTGAATGTTCTGTCTGGAAAATCTGGATTTGATGGGGACATTAATCCTTTTTCAGCTAAATCGGGCTATAAGATTGGCTACTTAACCCAAGAACCGCACTTTGATGACGACAAAACGGTACTAGATACGGTTTTATCAAGCAATCTGCGAGAAATGCAGCTCATTCGTGAGTATGAGTTATTGCTGTCTAACTATGATGAAAGCAATCAATCTCGTTTAGAGAAGATTATGGCTGAAATGGATGCTCTTCAAGCATGGGAAATTGAAAGTCAAGTTAAGACCGTTTTGTCTAAGCTGGGTTTGACCGACTTATCTGCTAAGGTCGGCGACCTGTCAGGTGGTTTGCGACGCCGCGTGCAATTGGCGCAAGTCTTGTTAGGAGACGATGACTTATTGCTCCTTGATGAGCCGACCAACCATTTGGATATTGATAGCATCGAATGGCTGACGAATTTTTTGAAGAATTCCAAAAAAACGGTTCTCTTCATTACCCATGACCGCTATTTTCTAGACCATGTTTCGACGCGAATTTTTGAATTGGACAGCGGAGATTTGCTTGAATATCAAGGAAATTATCAAGATTATGTCCGTTTGAAAGCAGAACAAGACGAGCGAGATGCTGCCTTTCTCCATAAAAAACAACAGCTTTATAAGCAGGAATTGTCCTGGATGCGTCGCCAGCCACAGGCTAGAGCAACCAAGCAGCAAGCACGTATCAATCGTTTTCAAGATTTGAAAAAGGATTTATCTGATCAAACGACTCAGACAGACTTAGAAATGAATTTCGAGACCAGCCGTATTGGGAAGAAAGTGATTGAATTTAAAGATGTGGACTTTGCTTATGAAGACAAGAAGATTCTTTCTCATTTCAATTTGTTAGTTCAAAATAAAGATCGGATTGGGATTGTGGGGGATAACGGTGTTGGAAAATCCACCTTGCTCAATCTGATTGCTGGGAAATTAGCACCTCAATCTGGTCAACTGATTATTGGTGAGACGGTTCGTGTGGCTTATTTCTCACAGCAAATTGAAGGGTTGGATGAGTCCAAACGCGTTATCAATTTCTTGCAGGAGGTCGCAGAAGAAGTTAAGACATCTGCGGGGACGACATCAATTGCCGAACTCTTGGAACAATTTCTCTTTCCTCGTTCCACTCATGGAACTTTGATTGAAAAATTATCCGGAGGAGAGAAAAAGCGGCTCTATCTTCTCAAGTTATTGTTGGAAAAGCCGAATGTTTTGCTGTTGGATGAGCCGACTAATGACTTAGATATTGCGACATTAACGGTGCTGGAAAACTTTTTGCAAAGCTTTGCCGGCCCAGTTATGACTGTTAGTCACGATCGGTATTTCCTTGATAAAGTAGCAGATAAGATTTTAGCCTTTAAAGAGGGAACTATCAGAGAATATTTCGGTAATTATACTGATTATCTGGATGAAAAGGCGTTTGAGCTAGAGAGATCTGCCATTTCCCAAAAGTCGGAAAAGGAAAAAGTAGCAAAAGTGCGAGAGGAAAAGAAGCGCTTAAGCTACTTTGAAAAACAGGAGTGGGAGTCTATTGAGGGAGATATAGAGAAGATTGAGGAGGACATTGCAGCTATTGAGCGGGAAATGCAGGAATATGCTTCGGACTTCGGTCGGCTAGCTGAACTCCAAAAAGAGTTGGATAGCAAAAACGATTTACTTTTGGAGAAATATGAGCGCTATGAATACTTGAGCGAGTTAGTATAG
- a CDS encoding GNAT family N-acetyltransferase — protein MLVKVKEEQAEVLRELEVQTYQETFDPYIKAEDMQDYFTHELSLEQIQKDLAQVESETYFALDEKEKIVGLLKFNWGQAQTEPVEAEHSMENAFEVHRIYVLKSHQGQGFGKEMFDFAMQEATKRKFSWVWLGVWEKNFKAQNFYFKYGFKRFSEHEYATGETVDIDWLIRKELN, from the coding sequence ATGTTAGTAAAAGTAAAAGAAGAACAGGCTGAAGTTCTACGAGAACTGGAAGTGCAAACCTATCAAGAAACTTTCGACCCTTATATCAAAGCGGAAGATATGCAAGATTATTTTACCCATGAACTCTCCCTTGAGCAGATTCAGAAGGATTTGGCGCAAGTAGAGTCGGAGACTTATTTTGCACTAGATGAGAAAGAAAAGATTGTTGGTTTGCTCAAATTTAACTGGGGGCAAGCACAGACTGAGCCCGTAGAGGCAGAGCACTCAATGGAGAATGCTTTTGAGGTTCATCGGATTTATGTTTTGAAATCTCATCAAGGACAGGGTTTTGGCAAGGAAATGTTTGATTTTGCCATGCAAGAAGCTACTAAACGAAAGTTTTCGTGGGTTTGGTTAGGTGTTTGGGAAAAGAATTTTAAGGCACAAAACTTTTACTTTAAATATGGTTTTAAACGTTTTAGTGAGCATGAATATGCGACTGGTGAAACGGTTGATATTGACTGGCTCATTCGGAAAGAATTAAATTAA
- the pheS gene encoding phenylalanine--tRNA ligase subunit alpha, with protein sequence MSTIEEQLNKLREETLASLKKISIENEKEMQNLRVSVLGKKGSLTEILKGMKDVSADMRPIIGKHVNEARDVLTAAFEESAKLLEEQKVANQLARESVDVTLPGRKIPAGNRHVLSQTSEEIEDIFIGMGYQVVDGFEVETDYYNFERMNLPKDHPARDMQDTFYITEEILLRTHTSPVQARAMDAHDFSKGPLKMISPGRVFRRDTDDATHSHQFHQIEGLVVGKNISMADLQGTLQLIVQKMFGEDRSIRLRPSYFPFTEPSVEVDVSCFKCGGQGCNVCKKTGWIEIMGAGMVHPRVLEMSGIDADVYSGFAFGLGQERVAMLRYGINDIRGFYQGDVRFSEQFK encoded by the coding sequence ATGTCAACCATTGAAGAACAATTAAATAAGCTTAGAGAAGAAACGCTGGCGTCGTTGAAAAAAATCTCGATTGAAAATGAAAAAGAAATGCAAAATCTACGAGTTTCTGTTCTTGGGAAAAAAGGCTCTTTAACAGAGATTTTAAAAGGCATGAAAGATGTCTCTGCTGATATGCGTCCAATTATCGGGAAGCATGTCAATGAAGCACGAGATGTGTTGACTGCTGCTTTTGAAGAATCTGCAAAATTATTGGAAGAACAAAAAGTTGCCAATCAGTTGGCTAGGGAGTCAGTAGATGTCACCCTTCCTGGTCGGAAAATTCCTGCTGGGAATCGTCATGTTCTTAGCCAGACAAGTGAAGAAATTGAAGATATTTTTATTGGAATGGGCTATCAAGTCGTAGATGGTTTTGAAGTTGAAACAGACTATTACAACTTTGAGCGGATGAATTTACCAAAAGATCACCCAGCACGTGACATGCAGGATACTTTTTACATTACAGAAGAAATTTTGCTGCGCACTCACACCAGCCCAGTTCAAGCTCGTGCTATGGACGCTCATGATTTTTCTAAAGGACCTTTGAAGATGATCTCGCCAGGGCGTGTGTTCCGACGGGATACGGACGATGCGACGCATTCTCATCAATTTCATCAAATTGAAGGTTTGGTTGTCGGGAAAAATATTTCTATGGCAGACCTTCAAGGAACATTGCAGCTCATTGTGCAAAAAATGTTTGGAGAAGACCGCAGTATTCGTCTGCGTCCGTCTTATTTTCCATTTACAGAGCCGTCTGTTGAGGTGGATGTTTCTTGCTTTAAATGCGGTGGGCAAGGATGCAATGTCTGCAAAAAGACTGGCTGGATTGAAATTATGGGAGCTGGAATGGTACACCCACGCGTCCTTGAAATGAGTGGCATTGATGCTGATGTTTATTCTGGTTTTGCTTTTGGGCTGGGTCAAGAACGGGTGGCTATGTTGCGCTACGGTATCAATGACATTCGTGGCTTCTATCAAGGTGATGTTCGTTTTTCAGAACAATTTAAATAA
- a CDS encoding DegV family protein: MKLAVITDSSAYLDSKVIENEHLFVLDIPVSIDGVEYIEGKNLSASEFYQKMAASSELPKTSQPSIASLVNTLSLVEGQGYTYVIGLFLSSGISGFYQNIQYLKDEFPSLEIAFPDSKITSAPLGMMVEHILNWAEQGLTFEQILSNLDVQIKGIGAFIMVDDLNHLVKGGRLSNGAAILGNLLSIKPILYFNDEGVIEVYEKIRTEKKATKRLIEIVKEQTAQGNYQVMIIHGNALEKAEHLHQLLLEDGVSGEIPIATFGSVIGTHLGAGSIALAYIPII; the protein is encoded by the coding sequence ATGAAATTAGCCGTAATTACTGATTCGTCAGCATATTTGGATAGCAAAGTCATCGAAAATGAGCATTTATTTGTCTTAGATATTCCCGTTAGTATCGACGGGGTTGAGTACATCGAAGGAAAGAATCTTTCTGCTAGCGAATTTTATCAAAAAATGGCAGCTTCTAGTGAATTGCCAAAGACTAGCCAACCGAGTATTGCCAGCTTAGTGAACACTCTGTCTTTAGTAGAAGGGCAAGGTTATACTTATGTCATTGGTCTGTTTTTATCGAGTGGCATTTCTGGCTTTTATCAAAATATCCAGTATTTGAAAGATGAATTTCCAAGTTTAGAAATTGCTTTTCCAGATTCAAAAATCACAAGTGCGCCGCTTGGAATGATGGTGGAGCATATTTTAAACTGGGCTGAACAAGGGTTAACGTTTGAGCAAATTCTGAGCAATCTTGACGTTCAAATCAAGGGAATTGGTGCCTTCATCATGGTAGATGACTTAAATCATTTGGTGAAAGGCGGTCGTTTGTCGAATGGCGCTGCAATTCTGGGAAACTTGCTCAGTATCAAACCGATTCTTTACTTTAATGACGAGGGCGTCATTGAGGTTTATGAAAAGATTCGTACCGAGAAAAAAGCTACGAAACGCCTGATTGAGATTGTCAAAGAGCAAACTGCACAAGGAAATTACCAAGTGATGATTATTCATGGAAATGCACTGGAAAAAGCAGAACATTTACATCAATTATTGTTAGAAGATGGTGTTTCCGGAGAGATTCCGATTGCGACATTTGGTAGTGTGATTGGAACTCACTTGGGCGCTGGAAGTATTGCCTTAGCCTATATTCCGATTATTTAA
- a CDS encoding nucleotidyltransferase domain-containing protein, with the protein MTVFTQLWKAFSNLPEVTAIALGGSRSGETYDETSDYDLYIYCTSIPDEDSRKLILTQYCSYMEISNQFWELEDDCTLNNDIDIDILYRNIRDFARDIENVVEKHQAGNGYTTCFWHNLKTCKILYDANGEFGKLKKRFDVPFPPKLKDNIISRNFSLLTGHLPSYDTQILKAAKRKDFVSVNHRVAAFLESYFDIIFAVNELTHPGEKRMISYAAAHANLLPNQFEQSLNTLLMSITASPEILEKQLKDMIANLAEILS; encoded by the coding sequence ATGACAGTTTTTACACAACTTTGGAAAGCATTTTCCAATTTACCAGAAGTGACAGCGATTGCCTTAGGCGGATCTCGTAGCGGAGAAACTTATGATGAGACTTCGGACTATGATTTATATATTTACTGCACGAGCATTCCAGATGAAGACAGTCGGAAGTTGATTTTGACCCAATATTGTTCTTATATGGAAATAAGCAATCAATTTTGGGAATTGGAAGACGACTGTACCTTAAATAATGACATTGATATTGATATTCTTTATCGGAATATTCGTGATTTTGCGCGAGATATTGAAAATGTCGTCGAAAAGCACCAAGCAGGAAATGGCTACACCACTTGCTTTTGGCACAATTTAAAAACCTGCAAGATTCTTTATGATGCTAATGGAGAGTTCGGAAAATTGAAAAAACGGTTTGACGTTCCTTTTCCTCCAAAATTAAAAGACAACATCATTTCACGAAATTTCAGTCTGTTAACCGGGCATTTGCCATCCTATGATACGCAGATTTTAAAAGCGGCAAAACGAAAAGACTTTGTCAGTGTCAATCATCGGGTAGCAGCCTTTTTAGAATCCTATTTTGACATCATTTTTGCAGTTAATGAATTGACCCACCCCGGCGAGAAGAGAATGATATCATATGCAGCAGCGCATGCGAACCTTCTTCCTAATCAATTTGAGCAATCTTTAAATACTTTACTAATGAGCATTACTGCTAGCCCTGAAATTCTTGAAAAACAATTAAAAGATATGATTGCAAATTTAGCAGAAATTTTATCATAA
- the pheT gene encoding phenylalanine--tRNA ligase subunit beta has product MLVSYKWLKELVDVTVLSEELAEKMSTTGIEVEGVSSPAEGLSKIVVGEVVSCEEVPETHLHVCQVNVGEEALRQIVCGAPNVRTGIKVMVALPGARIADNYKIKKGKIRGLESLGMICSLGELGISDSVVPKEFSDGIQILPKEAVPGDSVFPYLDLDDEIIELSITPNRADALSMRGVAYEVAAIYDKSVHFKDFPLLETQEQAGEQLSVAIETDKAPFYAARILENVTIAPSPQWLQNLLMNAGIRPINNVVDVTNYILLYFGQPMHAFDLDTFKGNQIVVREARAGEKLVTLDDEERELETSDLVIAVADKPVALAGVMGGAATEISSQSSRVVLEAAVFDGTSIRKTSGRLNLRSESSSRFEKGINLATVTEALDAAASMIADLAGATVQAGIVSAGQLDTSDVEVVSTLSDVNRVLGTELTYTDIEDVFRRLGFGLTGDAEKFTVSVPRRRWDIHIEADLYEEIARIYGYDKLPATLPKGDGTAGQLTETQKLRRKVRTVAEGAGLTEVITYALTTPEKAVQFSTNPSNLTELMWPMTVDRSVLRQNMVAGILDTVAYNVARKNKDLALYEIGKVFEQTGNPQEELPTEINSFAFALTGLVTEKDFQTPAVPVDFFYAKGILEALFDRLGLKVEYTATQALAGMHPGRTATISLDGQVVGFVGQVHPVTAKDYNIPETYVAEVNLTAIEQAIQPAKPFVEITKFPAVTRDIALLLKAEISHKEVVEAIEAAGVKRLTDIKLFDVFSGEKLGLGMKSMAYTLTFQNPEDTLEDEEVARYMEKIQKSLEVTIGAEVR; this is encoded by the coding sequence ATGCTAGTAAGTTATAAATGGTTAAAAGAACTAGTTGACGTAACTGTTCTGAGTGAAGAATTAGCTGAAAAAATGTCAACGACAGGGATTGAAGTAGAAGGGGTTAGCTCTCCTGCTGAGGGGTTGTCAAAAATTGTAGTTGGTGAAGTGGTTAGCTGTGAAGAGGTTCCTGAGACGCACTTACATGTCTGTCAAGTGAATGTTGGCGAAGAAGCGCTTCGACAAATCGTTTGCGGCGCTCCAAATGTACGAACGGGAATCAAGGTTATGGTAGCTCTTCCAGGAGCTCGTATTGCAGATAATTACAAGATTAAAAAGGGAAAAATCCGTGGGTTAGAATCCCTTGGAATGATTTGTTCCCTTGGAGAATTAGGCATTTCGGACTCGGTTGTTCCAAAAGAATTTTCCGACGGCATTCAAATCCTACCAAAAGAAGCTGTACCGGGGGATTCCGTTTTTCCTTATCTTGACTTGGATGATGAAATTATTGAGCTTTCTATCACACCGAATCGTGCAGATGCGCTTTCAATGCGTGGAGTAGCGTATGAGGTAGCAGCTATCTACGACAAGTCGGTTCATTTTAAAGATTTTCCGTTGTTGGAAACACAAGAGCAAGCTGGAGAACAACTTTCTGTTGCGATTGAAACGGACAAGGCGCCTTTTTATGCAGCGCGTATTTTGGAAAATGTAACCATTGCTCCAAGTCCGCAATGGCTTCAAAATCTGCTTATGAATGCAGGGATTCGTCCTATCAACAATGTAGTAGATGTGACAAATTATATTTTGCTTTACTTTGGTCAACCAATGCACGCCTTTGATTTAGATACTTTTAAGGGCAATCAAATTGTGGTGCGCGAAGCGCGTGCGGGTGAAAAACTAGTAACTCTTGATGATGAAGAGCGCGAATTAGAAACGAGCGATCTTGTGATTGCGGTAGCAGATAAGCCAGTCGCTCTTGCTGGTGTCATGGGTGGAGCGGCAACGGAAATTTCTTCTCAATCAAGCCGTGTAGTGCTTGAAGCAGCAGTTTTTGACGGAACTTCCATTCGTAAGACGAGCGGACGTCTCAATCTTCGTTCAGAATCATCCTCTCGCTTTGAAAAAGGAATTAACCTAGCGACAGTAACAGAAGCTCTAGATGCTGCGGCTAGCATGATTGCAGATCTTGCAGGTGCAACGGTACAAGCCGGTATCGTCTCAGCGGGTCAATTAGACACATCAGATGTTGAAGTTGTTTCAACATTATCAGATGTCAATCGTGTACTTGGGACGGAATTAACCTATACAGATATTGAAGATGTTTTCCGTCGCCTTGGTTTTGGTCTTACTGGCGATGCAGAGAAATTCACGGTCAGCGTACCACGTCGCCGTTGGGATATTCACATTGAAGCAGACCTTTATGAGGAAATTGCGCGTATCTATGGTTATGATAAATTACCAGCAACTCTTCCAAAAGGTGACGGAACAGCTGGTCAATTGACAGAAACCCAAAAACTTCGTCGCAAAGTTCGTACAGTTGCAGAAGGTGCTGGTCTGACAGAAGTTATCACCTATGCTTTGACTACTCCTGAAAAAGCTGTGCAATTTAGCACTAATCCAAGTAACTTGACAGAGCTGATGTGGCCGATGACAGTAGATCGCAGCGTTCTTCGTCAAAATATGGTAGCTGGCATTTTGGATACTGTTGCCTATAATGTAGCACGTAAAAATAAAGACTTAGCTCTGTATGAAATCGGAAAAGTCTTCGAGCAAACGGGGAATCCACAGGAAGAATTGCCAACTGAAATCAACAGCTTTGCCTTTGCTTTGACAGGTTTGGTTACTGAAAAGGATTTTCAAACTCCAGCTGTACCAGTTGATTTCTTTTATGCAAAAGGAATTTTGGAAGCACTTTTTGACCGTCTGGGTCTAAAAGTAGAGTACACAGCGACACAAGCATTAGCTGGTATGCACCCAGGTCGTACAGCGACTATTTCATTAGACGGACAAGTCGTTGGTTTTGTCGGTCAAGTTCATCCAGTAACTGCTAAGGATTATAATATCCCAGAAACGTATGTAGCAGAAGTCAACTTGACAGCGATTGAACAAGCTATTCAACCAGCAAAACCATTTGTAGAAATTACCAAATTCCCAGCTGTAACACGTGATATAGCACTGCTTCTGAAAGCAGAAATCAGTCACAAAGAAGTCGTTGAAGCTATTGAGGCTGCTGGTGTGAAACGCTTGACAGATATCAAATTATTTGACGTCTTCTCAGGTGAAAAACTGGGACTCGGCATGAAATCAATGGCTTACACCTTAACTTTCCAAAATCCAGAGGATACTCTGGAAGATGAGGAAGTAGCTCGTTATATGGAAAAAATCCAAAAGTCTCTTGAAGTAACGATTGGTGCAGAAGTGCGGTAA